The following proteins are co-located in the Syntrophobacterales bacterium genome:
- a CDS encoding MBL fold metallo-hydrolase, which yields MAKLETDVIQTATGDLSITFIGHSSLYFTFNGKVIYNDPVGKAEDYKRFPKADVILVSHEHFDHFDPNTIKLISTEKTKIVLTEPCFLKLGRGEVLKNGDKTVIDGLTIEAVPAYNVLRLRAPGQPFHPPGSGNGYIVTFGDKRVYIAGDTENIKEMGSFGKIDVAFLPMNLPYTMTPEMVAAAARILSPAILYPYHYGETDTNRLVFLLKADKGIEVRIRRMP from the coding sequence CTGGCAAAGCTGGAGACCGACGTTATTCAAACCGCGACAGGGGATTTAAGCATCACCTTTATTGGCCACTCTTCCCTGTATTTCACGTTCAACGGCAAGGTGATTTACAATGATCCCGTGGGAAAAGCAGAAGACTATAAAAGGTTTCCCAAGGCGGATGTAATACTTGTGTCTCACGAGCATTTCGATCATTTTGATCCAAACACGATTAAGCTTATAAGTACAGAAAAAACAAAGATTGTTTTAACCGAACCCTGTTTTCTGAAACTCGGGCGAGGGGAAGTTCTGAAAAACGGCGACAAGACAGTCATAGACGGCCTGACGATCGAGGCTGTTCCCGCCTATAACGTTCTCCGTTTGCGCGCCCCCGGTCAGCCTTTTCATCCGCCGGGAAGCGGCAACGGCTATATTGTAACATTCGGAGATAAAAGGGTTTATATAGCGGGCGACACAGAGAACATAAAAGAGATGGGGTCGTTTGGTAAAATAGACGTTGCCTTTTTGCCCATGAATTTGCCTTACACGATGACGCCGGAAATGGTTGCTGCGGCCGCCCGCATCCTGAGCCCAGCCATTCTCTACCCCTATCACTACGGAGAAACAGACACCAACCGGCTCGTCTTTCTCCTCAAGGCCGACAAGGGGATAGAAGTCCGAATACGCCGGATGCCTTAG
- a CDS encoding CehA/McbA family metallohydrolase → MNLQDYAGVIHLHSQYSFDGRTPVPEILGAARANKIDFLLLTDHSTMQARTDGFEGWRDGVLLVVGEEIAPRFNHYLAFGHDRAVDCAEKEPNLPPQIYIDRVNAQGGFGFIAHPDHSGTPLFHVKHYPWQAWSVTGYRGIGIWDFMTDWQNSLTGYLRAILSYAFPAFFLCGPCPATLERWDSLTSAQAVVGIGELDNHDTRKRLWQFTLSVFPFSRVFNLLRTHILTERPLTGNSQNDIKEVLRSLKTGHCYVSLDYFYPATGFSLTINDGQAEATMGDRFLLQDTAQLQVSLPRPAKIRLIYNGRLIQETVGKELSYMVRNPGVYRIEAYLKAWGRYRPWVFANPLYVVV, encoded by the coding sequence ATGAATTTGCAAGATTATGCCGGGGTTATCCATTTACACTCGCAATATTCCTTCGACGGGCGCACGCCCGTCCCGGAAATACTCGGCGCGGCGCGGGCAAATAAAATAGACTTTCTGCTTCTTACCGATCATTCCACCATGCAGGCCCGGACAGATGGTTTTGAAGGATGGCGGGACGGTGTGCTGCTCGTCGTAGGAGAGGAAATAGCTCCGCGTTTCAACCACTATCTGGCTTTCGGCCACGACAGGGCGGTTGATTGCGCAGAAAAAGAACCGAACCTGCCACCTCAAATCTATATTGACCGAGTGAACGCCCAAGGCGGTTTTGGCTTTATCGCCCACCCTGACCACTCGGGGACACCATTGTTTCATGTGAAACATTACCCCTGGCAAGCGTGGTCGGTAACGGGCTATCGGGGCATCGGCATCTGGGATTTCATGACGGACTGGCAAAACAGCCTTACTGGATATTTGCGCGCAATCTTGAGCTACGCTTTTCCGGCATTTTTTCTTTGCGGCCCCTGCCCGGCCACCCTTGAGCGATGGGACTCTCTGACCTCGGCGCAAGCCGTTGTCGGCATTGGCGAACTGGACAATCACGACACCAGAAAACGCTTATGGCAATTTACCCTTTCGGTGTTTCCGTTTTCCCGGGTCTTTAACCTGCTCCGAACACATATCCTGACCGAGCGGCCACTGACCGGCAATAGTCAAAACGATATCAAGGAAGTGCTCCGTTCCCTGAAAACGGGGCACTGTTACGTTTCCCTCGACTATTTTTACCCGGCGACGGGATTCTCCCTGACGATTAACGATGGACAAGCGGAGGCTACGATGGGGGATCGTTTTCTCCTTCAAGATACCGCCCAATTACAGGTTTCCTTGCCTCGCCCGGCCAAGATAAGGCTGATTTACAACGGTCGTTTGATTCAGGAAACGGTGGGCAAGGAGCTGTCATATATGGTTCGCAACCCGGGCGTTTATCGTATAGAAGCATATCTGAAAGCCTGGGGGCGCTATCGTCCCTGGGTGTTCGCCAATCCGCTCTATGTAGTTGTCTAA
- a CDS encoding endonuclease III domain-containing protein, whose translation MLRLKPRNDLVDLYKRLEERFGDLHWWPADDPFEVMVGAILTQNTAWTNVEKAIAALKERGLLCAEGILQIQETELATLIRPSGYYNLKAAKLKAFVRFFTEGYSGSVVDMQKEELPVLRNKLLKVWGIGRETADSILLYACEQPAFVIDAYTRRILFRHKLVSENLGYEEIQTLFMKALPHEVPLFKQYHALIVNAGKNFCRKTPNCRDCPLGALKEIA comes from the coding sequence ATGTTGCGGCTGAAACCCCGGAATGACCTTGTTGATCTCTATAAACGACTGGAGGAACGCTTCGGTGACCTTCACTGGTGGCCGGCGGACGACCCCTTTGAGGTTATGGTTGGGGCTATTCTTACCCAAAATACCGCCTGGACGAACGTTGAGAAGGCGATTGCCGCGTTAAAGGAACGCGGCCTGCTTTGCGCCGAGGGAATACTGCAAATTCAGGAAACCGAACTGGCAACTCTGATCCGTCCTTCCGGCTACTATAATCTCAAGGCCGCCAAACTGAAGGCCTTTGTAAGATTTTTCACGGAAGGTTATTCCGGAAGCGTTGTGGATATGCAAAAAGAGGAGCTGCCTGTCCTGCGCAACAAGCTCCTGAAGGTGTGGGGCATCGGCAGGGAGACGGCGGACAGCATTCTTCTGTACGCCTGCGAACAACCGGCCTTCGTGATTGACGCCTACACGAGAAGAATCCTGTTTCGTCATAAGTTGGTCAGTGAGAATCTGGGATATGAGGAAATACAAACCCTGTTTATGAAGGCCCTCCCGCATGAAGTGCCGCTGTTTAAGCAATACCACGCGCTAATCGTCAACGCCGGGAAAAATTTCTGTCGCAAGACGCCGAATTGCCGCGACTGTCCCCTCGGCGCTTTAAAAGAAATCGCTTGA